DNA sequence from the Clostridia bacterium genome:
TTAATTATTATATGTACGTCGGGAGCTTTAATTGGAGCGTTATTGGGATGGAGCCAAACGCCTTCGGGCAAAGGAATCATAGGAGAATTTTTTGTTAAAGTAATCATTGGAAAGACAAAAGAAGGTAAGCAATACGTTTTAAATAATTATATGGTTGTTGATGAAGGTAAATCTAGTCAAATAGACCATATAGTTATAAGAAAAAATGGTGTATTTGTTATAGAATCAAAAAACTATTCAGGTCGAATTTATGGTAAAGAAAATCAATTGGAATGGACACAGGTACTCAAATATGGAAAAGTTAAAAATAAAATATACAATCCGCTAAAGCAAAACGCCACTCATATTTATAGAATTAAGAAAATTCTTGATGAAAAAGTCCAAATCAAATCTTTAGTAGTTTTTGTTCAAAATAACACCAAATTTATTGAAGCTAATAATGTCATTCCTTTGTCTAGCTTGAAAAAAATAATTAAGCAAGAAGATAATGAATCATTAACCCTTGATCAAATGCAATCTATTTATAAAA
Encoded proteins:
- a CDS encoding NERD domain-containing protein, whose amino-acid sequence is MTPEDVLLFLIIICTSGALIGALLGWSQTPSGKGIIGEFFVKVIIGKTKEGKQYVLNNYMVVDEGKSSQIDHIVIRKNGVFVIESKNYSGRIYGKENQLEWTQVLKYGKVKNKIYNPLKQNATHIYRIKKILDEKVQIKSLVVFVQNNTKFIEANNVIPLSSLKKIIKQEDNESLTLDQMQSIYKKLIDAKQNITITKEEHISNINHMKEALQEGICPRCGGQLMEKNGKYGAFLGCSNYPNCKFIKKL